In one Chitinophaga sancti genomic region, the following are encoded:
- a CDS encoding transglutaminase domain-containing protein: protein MRHAIILMLLLAVLGTQAQKASPAVNEFATIDKKALLIPDSMTKTTDGIARYMTSTFPAEKDRVRGIFIWVATNIAYDLPNMFAINFYESSADKINKPLLTRKGICENYANLFNDICLKAGIKSYVVEGFTKQNGFTDYIPHAWCATRVDSTWYMFDPTWGSGYVNGGKFYKKINNFYFKTIPANLIKSHMPFDFMWQFLEYPVSSQEFYDGKVQVNKSKPYFSYKDSIIAYERLSKTDQLMAAARRIEVNGVKNSMSFDRLQHIKVDLENDRREKENERLNKMVNLYNSAANDYNIGVNDLNAYINYRNQQFTPMKTDPEIQAMLDGVETRFNKAKEKISQIQNPNPDMTASIGQLQKGVNEVMPRLKQEQEWLTTYFGKSKSKRKGMFYEKKWTWFGIPLN, encoded by the coding sequence ATGAGACACGCTATCATCCTTATGCTCTTGCTGGCAGTGTTGGGAACCCAGGCACAAAAAGCCTCCCCTGCCGTGAACGAATTTGCAACTATTGATAAAAAGGCACTCCTCATCCCTGACTCAATGACAAAAACTACGGATGGAATTGCCCGGTATATGACCAGCACTTTCCCGGCAGAAAAAGACAGGGTAAGAGGGATTTTTATCTGGGTGGCAACAAATATTGCTTACGACCTGCCGAATATGTTCGCCATTAACTTTTATGAAAGCTCCGCTGATAAGATCAACAAACCATTATTGACCAGAAAAGGGATTTGCGAGAACTACGCCAACCTCTTTAATGACATCTGCCTGAAAGCTGGTATTAAATCTTATGTAGTAGAAGGCTTTACCAAACAAAATGGGTTTACCGATTATATTCCCCATGCATGGTGTGCTACACGGGTAGACAGCACCTGGTATATGTTCGATCCTACCTGGGGTTCCGGCTATGTGAACGGTGGTAAGTTTTACAAAAAGATCAATAACTTCTATTTTAAAACAATACCGGCTAACCTGATTAAATCCCATATGCCATTTGACTTTATGTGGCAGTTCCTGGAGTATCCTGTTAGCAGCCAGGAATTCTATGATGGCAAAGTACAGGTGAATAAATCAAAGCCATACTTCAGTTATAAAGATAGCATCATCGCCTATGAGCGGCTGAGTAAAACAGATCAGTTAATGGCTGCTGCCAGAAGAATTGAAGTGAATGGCGTGAAAAATTCAATGTCGTTCGACAGGCTTCAACACATCAAAGTGGACCTCGAAAATGATAGAAGAGAGAAAGAAAATGAGCGCCTGAATAAGATGGTCAACCTGTATAATAGTGCGGCGAATGATTATAACATTGGTGTTAATGACCTGAACGCATATATTAATTACAGGAACCAGCAGTTTACACCAATGAAAACGGATCCTGAGATTCAGGCGATGCTGGATGGTGTCGAGACCCGTTTTAATAAAGCAAAGGAGAAGATCTCACAGATACAAAACCCTAATCCGGATATGACTGCAAGCATTGGGCAGTTACAAAAGGGAGTGAATGAGGTAATGCCAAGATTGAAGCAGGAGCAGGAATGGCTGACAACTTACTTCGGTAAGAGCAAGTCAAAGCGGAAAGGGATGTTCTATGAGAAGAAATGGACTTGGTTTGGAATCCCCCTGAACTAA
- the xth gene encoding exodeoxyribonuclease III encodes MKIATYNVNGVNGHLAVLLRWLKETAPDVACLQELKAPQEKFPEEAILEAGYTAIWHGQKSWNGVAILSRIGKPEEVRRALPGDPEDLHSRYIEAVINGITIACLYLPNGNPAPGPKYEYKLAWFKRLHAHAQELMASGKPVIILGDYNVIPTEKDVYKPASWVNDALFLPQTREAFEELKAQGWTDAMRKMYPDETIYTFYDYFRNAYGRNAGLRIDHFLVSPDIEKRLIAGGVDKEVRGWEKTSDHCPVWITIKD; translated from the coding sequence ATGAAAATAGCTACTTATAATGTGAATGGCGTAAATGGCCATCTGGCAGTATTGCTCCGCTGGTTAAAAGAAACCGCCCCTGATGTGGCATGCCTGCAGGAACTGAAAGCCCCACAGGAAAAGTTCCCCGAAGAGGCGATTCTCGAAGCCGGGTACACTGCTATCTGGCATGGGCAAAAGAGTTGGAACGGAGTGGCTATCCTGTCACGCATCGGCAAACCGGAAGAAGTGAGAAGGGCACTACCCGGCGATCCTGAAGATCTGCATAGCCGGTATATAGAAGCTGTGATCAATGGCATCACCATTGCCTGTTTATATTTGCCAAACGGTAACCCGGCTCCGGGTCCAAAGTATGAATATAAATTAGCCTGGTTTAAACGCCTGCATGCACATGCACAGGAATTGATGGCCAGTGGCAAACCTGTCATTATCCTGGGTGATTACAATGTAATCCCTACTGAAAAAGATGTGTACAAACCTGCCAGTTGGGTGAATGATGCGCTTTTTCTGCCGCAGACCCGTGAAGCATTTGAGGAACTGAAGGCACAGGGCTGGACGGACGCTATGCGAAAAATGTATCCTGATGAAACGATCTATACTTTTTATGACTATTTCCGCAATGCCTATGGCAGAAATGCGGGATTAAGGATAGATCATTTTCTGGTAAGTCCGGATATAGAGAAACGATTGATTGCCGGAGGGGTAGATAAGGAAGTGAGAGGATGGGAGAAGACGAGTGATCACTGCCCGGTATGGATTACGATAAAAGACTAG
- a CDS encoding COG1470 family protein has protein sequence MSATTTQHQRRMTRSPYLFVLLFVFLFSNQLRAQSSPPFTARLMNIEAAANTTFSYNTKLKNAAPVSRVFQLFAGLPAGWNASFKVDGMSVTSVNIDSGKTADINIEFTPTLDTKPGKYNIPVTALVGSDSLKLHLEAVIKGTYGVTLSTPSGKLSEEVTEGSTRELQLVIKNTGTIPLDNLELNAQNPAQWQLTFAPTKILHLEAGADTTIMATLQVPDKTLAGDYMTNVTVRNNNTNAKADFRITVRTSVLTGWLGLVIILIALGAVYFLIRKYGRR, from the coding sequence ATGTCAGCTACTACAACTCAGCATCAGCGCCGCATGACGCGCAGTCCGTATTTATTCGTTCTGTTATTCGTTTTCTTATTCAGCAACCAGCTCCGGGCACAATCTTCTCCGCCATTTACTGCCAGATTGATGAACATTGAGGCCGCAGCCAACACCACATTTAGCTACAACACTAAACTAAAGAATGCTGCTCCCGTATCCCGTGTGTTCCAGCTATTTGCAGGCTTACCGGCCGGATGGAATGCAAGCTTTAAAGTGGATGGTATGTCAGTGACCTCTGTGAATATTGATTCCGGTAAAACCGCTGATATCAATATCGAATTCACGCCTACACTGGATACCAAACCTGGCAAATACAATATCCCGGTAACCGCACTGGTGGGCAGCGATTCCCTGAAACTGCACCTGGAAGCAGTAATTAAAGGCACTTATGGGGTGACCTTATCCACTCCCAGTGGCAAACTGAGTGAAGAGGTGACCGAAGGTAGTACCAGGGAACTACAGCTTGTGATTAAAAACACGGGCACCATTCCTCTGGACAACCTGGAACTGAATGCACAAAATCCTGCGCAATGGCAACTTACTTTTGCTCCTACCAAGATCCTTCACCTGGAAGCAGGTGCAGATACCACGATCATGGCTACTCTGCAGGTGCCGGACAAAACACTGGCCGGCGATTACATGACCAATGTGACTGTAAGGAATAACAACACCAATGCGAAAGCAGATTTTCGCATCACCGTCAGGACTTCTGTATTGACAGGCTGGCTGGGATTGGTCATTATCCTAATCGCCCTGGGCGCTGTTTATTTCCTTATTCGTAAATATGGCAGGCGATAG
- a CDS encoding ABC transporter permease, whose amino-acid sequence MKSLLAYSKDHSLAGSKSVSPFWVMVKKEVADQIHSWRFIILALLILLTWLGSMYVSMSNIRTAMENVQDHNTLYFYLKLLTITDRSLPPFHVFIGFLGPLLGIALGFDAINSEQSNGTLIRLMAQPVYRDSLLNAKFTGSLIVISILFFSLNMLMVGGGMLLTGVHIEFAEFARILCFVGLSIIYVAFWLNLAILLSVKFRQSATSALTAIAIWLFLTVFYPILVQIVLKGILPDPGDLNPDQLVIYNQIRHNFLVVMPSQMYTDGTTTLLMPVVRSMGPLTMEQMAMAVPAPLPLRESLLITWPQVSGLIAATVACFAISYWLFMRREIRT is encoded by the coding sequence ATGAAAAGTCTACTGGCTTATTCCAAAGATCATTCTTTGGCAGGTTCAAAAAGCGTTAGTCCTTTTTGGGTCATGGTAAAGAAGGAGGTGGCAGACCAGATCCATAGCTGGCGCTTCATTATATTGGCCCTCCTGATCCTGCTGACCTGGTTAGGATCGATGTATGTATCGATGTCAAATATCAGGACAGCCATGGAAAATGTACAGGATCACAATACCCTGTATTTTTACCTGAAATTATTAACCATCACAGATCGGTCACTACCTCCGTTTCATGTGTTCATCGGTTTCCTGGGGCCGTTGTTAGGCATCGCTTTAGGCTTTGATGCTATTAACTCTGAGCAGAGCAATGGTACCCTGATCCGGCTGATGGCACAACCGGTGTACAGAGATTCATTGTTGAATGCAAAGTTTACAGGCTCATTGATTGTGATCAGTATCCTGTTCTTTTCTCTGAATATGCTGATGGTAGGAGGTGGAATGCTGCTGACAGGGGTACATATAGAATTCGCTGAGTTTGCAAGGATCCTGTGCTTTGTGGGCCTGAGCATTATTTATGTAGCGTTCTGGCTGAACCTTGCTATTTTACTGTCGGTGAAATTCAGGCAATCAGCTACTTCGGCCTTAACTGCTATTGCCATCTGGTTATTCCTGACCGTGTTTTATCCTATCCTGGTGCAGATTGTCCTAAAAGGGATCTTACCAGATCCGGGCGATTTGAATCCTGATCAATTGGTCATCTATAACCAGATCAGGCATAATTTCCTGGTGGTAATGCCCAGCCAGATGTATACTGATGGTACAACAACATTGCTGATGCCGGTAGTGAGAAGTATGGGGCCCCTGACAATGGAACAGATGGCGATGGCGGTACCAGCACCTTTGCCATTGAGAGAGAGCCTGCTAATTACCTGGCCACAGGTGAGCGGACTCATAGCAGCTACAGTAGCTTGCTTTGCAATATCCTACTGGCTGTTTATGCGCAGGGAAATCCGAACTTAA
- a CDS encoding family 43 glycosylhydrolase produces the protein MKKNFLLLGLPVLALLHGCTKPESEQKLSGSSTLQAVTAASTSVIFTNPLPSLDNGSYYDPWVINIGGYFYYCGSDGGRLWITKSATLENLLQQTKTYIFTPPSGTMYSGNLWAPELHYLNGRWYVYFAADDGTNANHRMHVLEGGTDAGNPLNGSYSYKTRLSATTDRWAIDGHPFAYNSQLYFVWSGWEGTSNVSQYLYIAKMSNPYTIDGERVEISRPDYDWEKVGTPTVNEGPTSLISGNTVNIVYSASGSWTNDYCLGRITCTNGDLLSKASWTKNSTAVFSKFGNVYGPGHASFVKSPDNLQNWIVYHAANSDGSGWDRRVMAQQFSWIGDVPFFGYPIEKGIPVPAPSIGSSYAMPIANGTYRIKSKVTSQCVDVPNAASTAGLQIQEYTDNGTNAQKWVFTSLGNGYYTITSVASGLNLDDAGGSTAAGNILIQWTDNGNVAQHWRVQDMGGGYYKLINQRSLLALNVPYSNQTPGTKLEQWYENQYDAELWQIIP, from the coding sequence ATGAAAAAAAACTTTCTGCTACTTGGCTTGCCCGTGCTCGCACTCCTGCACGGCTGCACAAAGCCGGAATCTGAGCAAAAACTATCAGGTTCATCCACGTTACAAGCTGTCACCGCCGCCAGCACCTCGGTTATCTTCACCAATCCCTTGCCATCGCTCGACAACGGTAGTTACTACGATCCATGGGTGATCAACATCGGCGGGTATTTTTATTATTGTGGCTCCGACGGCGGGCGTTTATGGATCACGAAGTCGGCTACACTGGAAAATCTTTTACAGCAGACAAAGACCTACATTTTCACGCCACCATCAGGCACGATGTACAGCGGCAACCTCTGGGCGCCCGAGCTGCATTACCTGAATGGCCGGTGGTATGTATACTTTGCTGCAGATGACGGTACTAACGCGAACCACCGTATGCACGTACTGGAAGGTGGTACAGATGCAGGCAATCCCCTGAACGGTTCTTACAGCTACAAGACCAGGCTGAGTGCAACTACGGACCGCTGGGCAATAGACGGCCATCCATTTGCTTACAACAGCCAGCTCTATTTTGTATGGTCAGGATGGGAAGGCACATCGAATGTATCCCAGTATCTCTACATCGCGAAGATGAGTAACCCATATACCATCGACGGGGAAAGGGTGGAGATCTCCAGACCTGATTACGACTGGGAAAAGGTGGGTACCCCTACCGTGAACGAAGGGCCAACTTCCCTGATCAGCGGCAACACCGTGAATATTGTTTATTCAGCAAGTGGAAGCTGGACGAATGATTATTGCCTGGGAAGGATCACCTGTACAAACGGCGACCTGCTGTCCAAAGCCTCCTGGACAAAGAATTCAACAGCTGTCTTTTCCAAATTCGGCAATGTATATGGTCCAGGGCATGCTTCTTTTGTAAAGTCACCAGATAACCTGCAGAACTGGATCGTGTACCATGCTGCCAACAGTGATGGTAGTGGATGGGATAGGAGAGTGATGGCTCAGCAGTTTAGCTGGATAGGAGATGTACCTTTCTTTGGCTACCCGATTGAAAAAGGTATTCCTGTACCTGCACCTTCTATTGGCTCCAGCTATGCCATGCCAATTGCAAATGGCACCTACAGGATTAAGTCTAAGGTGACCTCACAATGTGTGGATGTACCGAATGCCGCATCTACAGCAGGTTTACAGATCCAGGAGTATACTGACAATGGTACGAATGCGCAAAAGTGGGTGTTCACCTCACTGGGTAATGGATATTATACCATTACAAGCGTGGCATCTGGTCTGAACCTGGATGATGCAGGCGGTTCTACAGCGGCCGGCAATATCCTGATCCAGTGGACGGATAATGGCAATGTGGCGCAGCACTGGAGAGTGCAGGACATGGGAGGCGGATATTATAAGCTGATCAATCAGCGGAGTTTGCTGGCCCTGAATGTGCCATACAGTAACCAGACACCGGGTACGAAACTGGAGCAGTGGTATGAGAATCAGTATGATGCAGAGTTGTGGCAGATCATTCCGTAA
- a CDS encoding ABC transporter ATP-binding protein has translation MEQAIIEIHGLSKTYGSLKAVDNLNLRIQQGEIFGLLGPNGAGKSTTILMLLGLTEPTAGTARICGLDASRNPIPVKRKVGYMPDNVGFYNELSALENLKYIGRLNGIPEHEVETAAKDMLISVGLEAAMHKKAGTYSRGMKQRLGLADVLLKRPEVIILDEPTLGIDPAGVRDFLELIRQLNQEQGITILLSSHHLHQVQQVCSRVGIFVGGQLLAEGSVETLAADLFKADPHVVQVTLQKAATVSENELLQLPGVTKVNVADTAIEISGHADITPDIVRYFVHKGCDVTGVQKRTYGLDEIYQRYFENNIKENEVHNEKSTGLFQRSFFGRFKKR, from the coding sequence ATGGAACAAGCAATCATAGAGATACATGGGTTATCCAAAACCTATGGGTCTTTGAAAGCCGTTGATAACCTGAACCTGCGTATTCAGCAGGGAGAGATCTTCGGTCTACTTGGACCTAATGGCGCCGGAAAATCTACGACCATACTAATGCTGCTGGGGCTCACAGAACCCACTGCCGGCACCGCCCGGATCTGCGGATTGGATGCTTCGCGCAATCCCATCCCTGTAAAAAGGAAGGTGGGATATATGCCCGACAACGTTGGTTTTTACAACGAGCTGTCGGCACTGGAAAACCTGAAATACATCGGCCGGCTGAATGGCATTCCGGAACATGAAGTGGAAACTGCGGCAAAGGATATGCTCATTTCTGTAGGGCTGGAAGCAGCCATGCACAAGAAAGCCGGCACTTATTCCCGTGGTATGAAACAAAGACTGGGCCTGGCAGATGTACTACTCAAACGCCCCGAAGTGATCATTCTCGATGAACCTACTTTGGGCATTGATCCTGCAGGGGTACGCGATTTCCTGGAACTGATCCGGCAACTCAACCAGGAGCAGGGTATTACCATTCTCTTATCTTCTCATCACCTGCACCAGGTACAGCAGGTATGTAGCCGTGTAGGCATATTCGTGGGCGGGCAACTGCTCGCCGAAGGAAGTGTGGAAACACTGGCTGCTGACCTCTTCAAAGCAGATCCGCATGTAGTGCAGGTAACGCTGCAAAAAGCTGCTACAGTTTCTGAAAACGAACTGCTGCAATTACCCGGTGTGACGAAAGTCAATGTCGCAGATACAGCTATAGAGATCTCCGGTCATGCAGACATTACGCCCGACATTGTACGCTACTTTGTTCACAAAGGCTGCGATGTAACCGGGGTGCAAAAGCGGACCTATGGTCTGGATGAGATCTATCAACGTTATTTTGAAAATAATATAAAGGAAAACGAGGTTCATAATGAAAAGTCTACTGGCTTATTCCAAAGATCATTCTTTGGCAGGTTCAAAAAGCGTTAG
- a CDS encoding alpha/beta fold hydrolase has translation MRFLFFLLLVCTGGAKAQIIVSHAFGDSTKPAVIFMHGGPGSNAINFESTTAARLAVQGFYVITYDRRGEGRSVDPTAKYTFQQSYDDLNNIYKQYQIKSATLIGFSFGGIVATGYADKYPEQVDALVLVSALVNLQETYRTIIASCRKIYAAKNDAAGLKDLDNLEKLDRASIEFRRGCFKQASKNGFFATPNRSPDAQAIYQKLDADTLYQYYANLNNDMPSNEFWKHEKYSTINNLPVIEKIVKGGIPVYAMYGKDDGLYSPEQVNSLKAVIGTNHILYMRDAAHYLYNDQQVHFLSGMRAFLYY, from the coding sequence ATGAGATTTTTATTTTTTCTATTGTTGGTGTGCACCGGTGGAGCGAAGGCCCAAATCATTGTATCTCACGCATTTGGAGATAGTACTAAGCCGGCAGTGATATTTATGCATGGTGGCCCTGGCAGTAATGCCATTAATTTTGAATCGACTACTGCTGCAAGACTGGCTGTTCAGGGATTTTACGTGATCACTTATGACAGGAGGGGGGAAGGCCGTTCTGTAGATCCGACGGCGAAATATACGTTCCAGCAATCTTACGATGACCTGAACAATATTTATAAGCAATATCAAATTAAAAGCGCCACCCTGATCGGGTTTAGTTTCGGGGGAATTGTAGCCACGGGTTATGCCGATAAATATCCGGAACAGGTAGATGCGTTGGTTCTTGTAAGTGCTCTTGTAAATCTGCAGGAGACCTATCGCACGATTATCGCTTCCTGTAGAAAAATATATGCAGCGAAAAATGATGCGGCCGGTTTAAAAGACCTGGACAATTTAGAAAAACTGGATCGCGCTTCTATTGAATTCAGGAGAGGATGTTTTAAACAGGCTTCAAAAAACGGCTTCTTTGCTACTCCTAACAGGAGCCCGGATGCACAGGCGATTTATCAAAAACTGGATGCAGATACCCTTTACCAGTATTATGCAAATCTGAACAATGATATGCCCAGCAATGAATTCTGGAAACATGAGAAGTATTCTACTATCAATAACCTGCCTGTCATAGAAAAGATTGTAAAAGGGGGAATTCCTGTGTATGCAATGTATGGAAAGGACGATGGATTGTATTCTCCGGAGCAGGTCAACAGCTTAAAGGCTGTGATCGGAACTAATCATATCCTGTATATGAGAGATGCAGCGCATTATTTATACAATGACCAGCAAGTGCATTTCCTTTCAGGTATGCGGGCATTTTTATACTATTAA
- a CDS encoding antibiotic biosynthesis monooxygenase family protein yields MIALTPAPPYYAVIFTSLRTDVEDGYKDTATLMVELAKTQPGYLGVESARDGVGITVSYWKSLEAIRNWKQQADHIIAQQLGREKWYAQYKTRICLVERDYGFEKE; encoded by the coding sequence ATGATAGCCCTTACACCAGCACCTCCTTACTACGCAGTAATTTTTACATCTTTAAGAACTGATGTAGAGGATGGTTACAAAGATACCGCTACCCTGATGGTAGAACTGGCAAAGACGCAACCGGGATACCTGGGCGTAGAATCAGCAAGAGATGGGGTGGGAATTACCGTTTCTTATTGGAAAAGCCTGGAAGCAATCCGTAACTGGAAGCAACAGGCAGATCATATCATTGCGCAGCAACTGGGAAGGGAAAAGTGGTATGCACAGTATAAAACCCGGATTTGCCTGGTAGAAAGAGATTATGGTTTTGAAAAAGAATAA